The Eleutherodactylus coqui strain aEleCoq1 chromosome 6, aEleCoq1.hap1, whole genome shotgun sequence genome window below encodes:
- the NHLH1 gene encoding helix-loop-helix protein 1, protein MMLNSEQTEIPAHSETESVFSDCGGGGGLNDAGGISLCGETRICEASDAVKRELQHLSREERRRRRRATAKYRTAHATRERIRVEAFNLAFAELRKLLPTLPPDKKLSKIEILRLAICYISYLNHVLDV, encoded by the coding sequence ATGATGTTAAACTCCGAACAGACAGAAATCCCCGCTCATTCAGAGACGGAGTCCGTGTTTAGTGAttgtggaggcggaggaggactAAATGACGCAGGCGGCATCAGTTTATGTGGAGAAACACGGATTTGCGAAGCGAGCGATGCGGTAAAACGAGAGCTTCAGCACTTAAGTCGAGAGGAGAGACGAAGACGTAGGAGGGCAACAGCCAAGTACCGCACGGCGCATGCTACACGGGAACGCATACGTGTGGAAGCATTCAATTTGGCCTTTGCAGAGTTGAGGAAGCTTCTTCCAACTCTTCCTCCTGACAAGAAATTGTCCAAGATCGAGATCCTACGACTAGCTATCTGCTACATCTCCTATCTCAACCATGTTTTAGATGTGTGA